A single window of Pseudophryne corroboree isolate aPseCor3 chromosome 5, aPseCor3.hap2, whole genome shotgun sequence DNA harbors:
- the LOC134929166 gene encoding uncharacterized protein LOC134929166 produces the protein MADVDQQGQDQQATITLQLTPVDPSQPIQLQDIPQASMSPQLAQAPPQTQIPDDFWASWTSQQAQSNASLTAHTQHLASLPHHLPRISRNSGRLIVQVGRIATSMEQIRADNNQMLAHLTRIIDEQQRHQQALVQLIQHNQVVNESLSRIVASHTATNTQLNASINNLSNNITLMAAQQVTSSSGTTTPIQTPVTSPVRRSSRARASEPAQSTAPSTHKRKK, from the coding sequence atggccgacgtggaccagcagggacaagaccaacaggcaaccatcacactgcaacttacacctgttgacccgagccagccaatacagctgcaggatatcccccaagcctccatgagtccacaactggcacaagctccaccccaaacacaaataccagatgacttttgggccagttggacaagccaacaggcccaaagcaatgccagcctgaccgcacatacccaacaccttgccagtctgccccatcatctaccgcgcattagtcgcaactcgggcagactgattgtacaagtaggccgaatcgcaacatcgatggagcaaataagggctgacaacaaccaaatgctggctcatttaacgcgcatcattgatgagcaacagcgccatcagcaggcactcgttcaactcattcagcacaaccaggttgtgaatgagtcgttatcccggattgtagccagccacactgcaaccaacacacaactgaatgctagcattaataatttgagcaacaacataacattgatggcagctcaacaagtgacctccagctctgggaccacgacccctatccaaacgccagtaacctcccctgttcggcgttcctccagagcacgtgccagtgagccagcacaaagcacagcacccagcacacacaagcgaaaaaaataa